Proteins from a single region of Streptomyces spectabilis:
- a CDS encoding AAA family ATPase, which translates to MTTLIVSSGPGDEGTPGSEQAELERVGGLFTQFVEAVARRPRDERSGERDLTARLREHLGTEPGQAPVVKAAYAPYDHPNVHLALERWFAADSRSYELIGMTGADHRGHYTLSEILESASRYDRFVIGAVDYAHLPVSPDTELACVSFGFYLGAERTEDGREERYVVLLRGPNDEYHNEKVQLEVLAADRDTAKRLLAGVDALIREHNVLRGQVLSFEGGDFSEGLGPFRFHRRPDLDREGIVLPDGLLDRVERHVVGVARQRERLRAAGQHLRRGLLLYGPPGTGKTHTIRYLLSGMPDFTVVLLSGVTISAIGPACALARMLQPALVVLEDCDLVAEARDYSDGEQPLLFQVLNEMDGLGDDADVAFLLTTNRADLLEPALVQRPGRVDLAVEIPLPDADGRRRLLALYGGGLGLDDELAEEVVVRTEGTTASFTKELVRRAVLIAAERDAATEAADVRAALDELLSDRDLLTRRLLGVPGDDEDDDEDDDGYGDEFGDDDDDGGDDDGDDGGPGGLPRRLPGPGRLGDNGGGFFTEASYRPLR; encoded by the coding sequence ATGACCACGCTGATCGTCTCCAGCGGCCCCGGCGACGAGGGCACTCCGGGGAGCGAGCAGGCCGAGCTGGAGCGGGTCGGCGGCCTCTTCACGCAGTTCGTCGAGGCCGTGGCGCGCCGCCCCCGGGACGAGCGGAGCGGCGAGCGCGACCTCACCGCGCGCCTGCGCGAGCACCTCGGCACCGAACCCGGCCAGGCCCCGGTCGTGAAGGCCGCCTACGCGCCCTACGACCACCCGAACGTGCACCTGGCCCTTGAGCGCTGGTTCGCCGCAGACTCGCGCTCGTACGAGCTGATCGGCATGACCGGCGCCGACCACCGCGGGCACTACACGCTCTCCGAGATCCTCGAATCCGCGAGCCGCTACGACCGGTTCGTGATCGGCGCGGTCGACTACGCGCACCTGCCGGTCTCCCCGGACACCGAACTCGCCTGTGTGTCCTTCGGGTTCTACCTGGGTGCCGAGCGCACCGAGGACGGCCGCGAGGAGCGCTACGTCGTGCTTCTGCGCGGCCCGAACGACGAGTACCACAACGAGAAGGTCCAGCTCGAAGTCCTCGCCGCGGACCGCGACACCGCGAAGCGGCTGCTCGCCGGGGTCGACGCGCTGATCCGCGAGCACAACGTCCTGCGCGGCCAGGTCCTGTCCTTCGAGGGCGGCGACTTCAGCGAAGGGCTCGGCCCGTTCCGCTTCCATCGCCGCCCGGACCTGGACCGCGAGGGCATCGTCCTTCCCGACGGGCTCCTGGACCGCGTGGAGCGGCACGTCGTGGGCGTGGCCCGGCAGCGCGAGCGGCTGCGCGCCGCGGGCCAGCACCTGCGGCGCGGCCTGCTCCTGTACGGGCCGCCCGGCACCGGCAAGACCCACACCATCCGGTATCTGCTCTCCGGCATGCCGGACTTCACCGTCGTCCTGCTCTCCGGCGTCACGATCAGCGCGATCGGCCCGGCCTGCGCGCTCGCCCGCATGCTCCAGCCCGCCCTGGTCGTCCTGGAGGACTGCGACCTCGTCGCCGAGGCCCGGGACTACAGCGACGGCGAACAGCCCCTGCTCTTCCAGGTCCTGAACGAGATGGACGGCCTCGGCGACGACGCCGACGTGGCCTTCCTGCTCACCACCAACCGCGCCGACCTGCTCGAGCCCGCGCTCGTGCAGCGCCCCGGCCGCGTGGACCTCGCGGTGGAGATCCCGCTGCCCGACGCGGACGGCCGCCGTCGGCTCCTCGCCCTGTACGGCGGCGGGCTCGGCCTCGACGACGAGCTCGCGGAGGAGGTCGTCGTACGCACGGAGGGCACCACGGCGTCCTTCACCAAGGAGCTCGTCCGGCGCGCGGTCCTCATCGCCGCCGAACGCGACGCGGCCACGGAGGCGGCCGATGTCCGCGCCGCCCTGGACGAACTCCTCTCGGACCGCGACCTGTTGACGCGGCGCCTGCTCGGCGTACCGGGCGACGACGAGGACGACGACGAGGACGACGACGGGTACGGCGACGAGTTCGGGGACGACGACGATGACGGCGGCGATGACGACGGCGACGACGGCGGGCCCGGCGGTCTGCCGCGCCGTCTGCCGGGTCCGGGGCGCCTCGGGGACAACGGCGGGGGCTTCTTCACCGAGGCGTCGTACCGCCCGCTGCGGTGA
- a CDS encoding MFS transporter, with amino-acid sequence MPLTINEPVERMDRPYARRWWALLVLCLSLLIAVMANTALTVAAPDMTRDLDLSSSDLQWVIDAYTVPYAALMLLFGAIGDKYSRRGALVLGLLVLSAGAAAGALADTSTAVIVARGVMGVGAAMIMPATLSLLAATFPREERAKAITLWAATSGIAIAAGPLIAGLLLEDHGWASTFLIDVPVAAVAIVGAFVFVPPSKSSSAGRIDYVGGLLSVVWIGALIYMIIEGPGFGWGASAVTAAVVAAVGLVVFVVWELRHPRPVLDVRKFAQRGFSGSNLAVSLFFVAAFGAFYFLTQHLQFVLEYDPLETGVRMLPLAGAVFVGSALTGFLTPRLGAKVMVTAGMVGGTTALALLTAVDATSSYGDFVLPLVVLGLSMGLAVSPCTDAIMGAFPESELGVGGAVNDTSLELGGSLGIAVLGSVLGTSYADGLADETAGSKLPASALEQAQDSVGAGGGVAQAIGQQAQRLAEQAAGADSPRKAAELKAQAAELAQGAEQMKHAVGTSFSDAVAHTSLVGAVVLGVGTLIVAVLLPRKGRTPAEPARTAAAPAPDARKEPVSQA; translated from the coding sequence ATGCCTTTGACGATCAATGAGCCGGTGGAGCGGATGGACCGGCCCTACGCCCGCCGCTGGTGGGCACTGCTCGTGCTGTGCCTGAGCCTGCTGATCGCCGTCATGGCGAACACCGCGCTGACGGTGGCGGCGCCCGACATGACCCGCGACCTCGACCTCAGCAGCTCCGACCTGCAATGGGTCATCGACGCGTACACGGTCCCGTACGCCGCCCTGATGCTGCTGTTCGGCGCGATCGGCGACAAGTACAGCCGGCGCGGCGCACTCGTGCTCGGGCTGCTCGTGCTCAGCGCGGGCGCGGCGGCGGGGGCGCTCGCCGACACCTCCACGGCCGTCATCGTGGCGCGCGGCGTGATGGGGGTCGGCGCGGCAATGATCATGCCCGCGACGCTCTCGCTGCTCGCGGCGACGTTCCCGCGCGAGGAGCGGGCGAAGGCGATCACGCTGTGGGCGGCCACCTCCGGCATCGCGATCGCCGCGGGGCCGCTCATCGCGGGCCTGCTCCTGGAGGACCACGGCTGGGCGTCGACGTTCCTCATCGACGTCCCCGTGGCGGCCGTCGCGATCGTCGGCGCGTTCGTCTTCGTGCCGCCGTCGAAGTCCTCGTCGGCCGGGCGCATCGACTACGTGGGCGGGCTCCTTTCCGTCGTCTGGATCGGCGCGCTCATCTACATGATCATCGAGGGGCCCGGCTTCGGGTGGGGCGCGAGCGCCGTCACGGCCGCCGTGGTCGCCGCCGTCGGACTCGTCGTCTTCGTCGTCTGGGAGCTGCGCCATCCGCGCCCCGTCCTGGACGTCCGCAAGTTCGCGCAGCGCGGCTTCTCCGGCTCCAACCTGGCGGTGTCCCTCTTCTTCGTGGCCGCCTTCGGCGCCTTCTACTTCCTCACCCAGCACCTCCAGTTCGTCCTGGAGTACGACCCGCTGGAGACGGGCGTGCGCATGCTGCCGCTCGCGGGCGCGGTGTTCGTCGGCTCCGCGCTCACCGGCTTCCTCACGCCGAGGCTCGGCGCGAAGGTGATGGTCACCGCGGGCATGGTCGGCGGCACCACCGCCCTGGCCCTGCTCACGGCCGTCGACGCGACGTCGTCGTACGGGGACTTCGTGCTGCCCCTCGTCGTCCTCGGCCTGTCGATGGGCCTCGCGGTCTCGCCCTGCACGGACGCGATCATGGGCGCCTTCCCGGAGTCGGAGCTCGGCGTCGGCGGCGCCGTCAACGACACCTCGCTCGAACTGGGCGGCTCCCTCGGCATCGCCGTCCTCGGCTCGGTCCTCGGCACCTCGTACGCCGACGGCCTCGCCGACGAGACGGCGGGCAGCAAGCTCCCGGCGTCCGCCCTGGAGCAGGCCCAGGACTCCGTCGGCGCGGGCGGCGGCGTCGCCCAGGCGATCGGACAGCAGGCCCAGCGCCTCGCCGAGCAGGCCGCGGGCGCCGACTCCCCGCGGAAGGCCGCCGAACTGAAGGCCCAGGCCGCCGAACTCGCCCAGGGCGCCGAGCAGATGAAGCACGCCGTGGGCACCTCGTTCTCCGACGCGGTGGCCCACACCAGCCTGGTCGGCGCGGTCGTCCTCGGCGTCGGCACGCTGATCGTGGCGGTCCTCCTGCCGAGGAAGGGCCGGACGCCCGCGGAGCCCGCCCGCACCGCCGCCGCGCCCGCTCCCGACGCGCGGAAGGAACCCGTGTCACAGGCCTGA